In the genome of Pseudoliparis swirei isolate HS2019 ecotype Mariana Trench chromosome 3, NWPU_hadal_v1, whole genome shotgun sequence, one region contains:
- the smad9 gene encoding mothers against decapentaplegic homolog 9 encodes MSSTTSITSLFSFTSPAVKRLLGWKQGDEEEKWAEKAVDSLVKKLKKKKGAMEELERALSCPGQPSKCVTIPRSLDGRLQVSHRKGLPHVIYCRVWRWPDLQSHHELKALDCCEFAFGSKQKDICINPYHYRRVETPVLPPVLVPRHSEFNPQHSLLAKFRNASLHNEPLMPQNATYPESFPTLPCSSFSSSSPSSSLIQSPISQSYPNSPDGSAEPGSPYLITAETPPPPYSMMETSPEEDVKSSNSTETLKLTFSSPHRDLRPVCYEEPEYWCSVAYYELNNRVGETFHASSRSVLVDGFTDPSNNKNRFCLGLLSNVNRNSTIEHTRRHIGKGLHLYYVGGEVYAECLSDSSIFVQSRNCNFQHGFHTTTVCKIPSGCSLKIFNNQLFAQLLSQSVNHGFEVVYELTKMCTIRMSFVKGWGAEYHRQDVTSTPCWIEVHLHGPLQWLDKVLTQMGSPHNPISSVS; translated from the exons ATGAGCTCCACTACATCCATTACATCCCTCTTCTCCTTCACGAGCCCGGCGGTGAAGCGCCTGCTCGGCTGGAAGCaaggggacgaggaggagaagtggGCGGAAAAGGCCGTGGACTCTCTAGTGAAGaaactaaagaagaagaaaggggcaATGGAGGAGTTGGAGAGAGCCCTCAGCTGTCCTGGGCAGCCCA GCAAGTGTGTGACGATTCCTCGCTCGCTGGACGGGAGGCTGCAGGTGTCCCACAGGAAGGGGCTGCCCCATGTCATCTACTGCAGGGTGTGGCGCTGGCCCGACCTGCAGTCCCACCACGAGCTGAAAGCCCTGGACTGCTGCGAGTTTGCGTTCGGCTCCAAGCAGAAGGACATCTGCATCAACCCGTACCACTACAGGCGCGTGGAGACTCCAG TGCTGCCACCGGTTCTGGTCCCACGCCACAGCGAGTTCAACCCTCAACACAGTCTGCTGGCGAAGTTCAGGAACGCCTCCCTGCACAACGAGCCTCTGATGCCCCAGAACGCCACCTACCCAGAGTCCTTCCCCACGCtgccctgctcctccttctcctcctcctccccttcttcctccctcatccaGTCTCCCATCTCACAGAGTTACCCCAACTCCCCCGACGGCTCCGCAGAGCCTGGTAGTCCGTATCTGATCACAG cggagactccgcctcctccgtaCAGCATGATGGAGACGAGCCCTGAAGAGGATGTGAAGTCCAGCAACTCCACAGAAACCCTCAAACTCACATTTTCCTCTCCGCACAGAG ATTTACGGCCGGTGTGCTATGAGGAACCGGAGTACTGGTGTTCAGTAGCTTACTACGAGCTCAACAACCGGGTGGGGGAGACGTTCCACGCGTCGTCCCGCAGCGTCCTGGTGGACGGCTTCACAGACCCGTCCAACAACAAGAACCGCTTCTGCCTCGGCCTGCTGTCCAACGTCAACCGCAACTCCACCATCGAACACACGCGCAGGCACATCGGCAAAG GTTTACACCTGTACTATGTGGGCGGCGAGGTGTACGCAGAGTGTCTGAGCGACAGCAGTATCTTCGTCCAGAGCCGCAACTGTAATTTCCAGCACGGCTTCCACACCACCACCGTGTGTAAGATCCCCAGCGGCTGCAGCCTCAAGATCTTCAACAACCAGCTGTTCGCCCAGCTCCTCTCCCAGTCGGTGAACCACGGCTTTGAGGTCGTCTACGAGCTCACCAAGATGTGCACCATTCGCATGAGCTTCGTTAAG GGCTGGGGTGCTGAATACCACCGTCAAGATGTGACCAGCACCCCCTGCTGGATCGAGGTACATCTGCACGGGCCCCTGCAGTGGCTGGACAAGGTCCTCACACAGATGGGGTCCCCCCACAACCCGATTTCTTCAGTGTCATAA
- the rfxap gene encoding regulatory factor X-associated protein, which produces MSEDDNCASANKDRDSTLLLTKDGQRYYVSKSGVVDSRNVITPHEPDNNASSSYDMDDPDEESDVLDTSDPRDSAASPEELNDEDTSEGDSAPKQCTYDGCTETTTQVAKQRKPWMCKKHRNKMYKDKYKKKKSDQAMSTGKLDENSEERPVSVNKQRLGAVGDRPARPSLIEQVLNQKRLSLLRSPEVISFLQQQQQLLATQSRSQSQQQQFPGC; this is translated from the exons ATGAGTGAAGATGACAATTGCGCATCGGCCAACAAAGACAGGGACTCGACTCTGTTGCTCACCAAAGACGGCCAGCGGTACTACGTGAGTAAGAGCGGCGTGGTCGACAGCAGGAATGTGATCACGCCGCACGAGCCGGACAacaacgcctcctcctcctacgaCATGGACGACCCCGACGAGGAGAGCGACGTGCTGGACACGTCGGACCCCAGAGACAGCGCCGCCAGCCCGGAGGAGCTCAACGACGAGGACACCTCGGAGGGCGACAGCGCGCCCAAACAGTGCACCTACGACGGCTGCACGGAGACCACGACGCAGGTGGCGAAGCAGAGGAAGCCCTGGATGTGCAAGAAGCACCGCAACAAGATGTACAAGGACaagtacaagaagaagaagagcgaccAGGCCATGTCCACTGGAAAGCTCGAC GAAAACTCGGAGGAGAGGCCGGTGTCTGTGAACAAACAGCGTCTGGGTGCCGTGGGTGACCGGCCAGCCAGACCCTCCCTGATAGAGCAGGTCCTCAACCAGAAAAGACTG TCACTGCTGAGAAGTCCCGAGGTGATCAgcttcctgcagcagcagcagcagctcctcgccACACAGAgccgcagccaatcacagcagcagcagttccCGGGCTGTTGA
- the dclk1a gene encoding serine/threonine-protein kinase DCLK1a isoform X3, whose amino-acid sequence MLEAEVNGTPASPLSTPHSGKSPSPSPTSPGSLSRSQGSQGSSISLSSTNVSSSVEDRDDGPVTEAEVLVDEVPAVPSYISDRYKVGRMLGDGNFAVVRECVEHSTGREYALKIINKGKCRGKEHMIQNEVAILRRVKHPNIVLLIEEMDTYSELYLVMELVKGGDLFDAITSANRYTERDASGMLYNLANAIKYLHSLNIVHRDIKPENLLVYEHADGSKSLKLGDFGLATVVDGPLHTVCGTPTYVAPEIISETGYGLKVDIWAAGVITYILLCGFPPFRGSSDDQEVLFDQILMGQLEFPLPYWDNVSETAKELIRSMLEVEVDQRHTALQVLEHPWVTDEGLCENEHQLSVAGKIKKHFNTSPKGNDTTAGVSVISLDDSFSMQRSGSLDFYQHPAMYWIRPPLLIRRGRFSDEDATRM is encoded by the exons ATGCTGGAAGCGGAAG TGAACGGGACGCCGGCCAGTCCGCTGTCAACTCCTCATTCGGGAAAATCTCCCAGCCCCTCCCCGACCAGCCCAGGCAGCCTCAGCCGAAGCCAG GGGTCCCAGGGTTCTTCCATCTCTCTGTCTTCCACCAACGTTTCCAGCTCAGTGGAGGACAGGGATGACGGACCTGTTACTGAAG ccgaAGTTCTAGTCGATGAAGTTCCAGCGGTGCCGTCCTACATATCAGACCGCTACAAGGTGGGACGCATGTTAGGCGACGGGAACTTTGCAGTCGTCCGAGAATGTGTGGAGCACTCCACGGGACGGGAGTACGCTCTGAAGATCATCAACAAGGGCAAATGCAGAGGCAAG GAGCACATGATCCAGAACGAGGTCGCCATCCTCCGAAGGGTCAAACACCCAAACATCGTCCTGCTCATAGAGGAGATGGACACCTACAGCGAACTCTATCTGGTCATGGAGCTGGTCAAG GGGGGAGATCTGTTCGATGCCATCACGTCTGCCAACAGGTACACTGAGAGGGACGCCAGCGGGATGCTCTACAACCTGGCCAACGCAATCAAATACCTCCACAGCCTCAACATCGTGCACAGGGACATCAAACCGGAGAACCTGCTG GTTTATGAGCATGCGGACGGCAGCAAAAGCCTGAAGCTGGGAGACTTTGGTTTGGCGACTGTGGTGGACGGCCCCCTCCACACCGTCTGCGGGACCCCGACATACGTAGCACCTGAAATCATCTCAGAAACGGG GTATGGCCTTAAGGTGGACATCTGGGCAGCTGGAGTCATCACCTACATCCTGCTGTGTGGTTTCCCACCCTTTCGAGG GAGCAGTGACGATCAGGAAGTGCTTTTTGATCAGATACTAATGGGACAGCTAGAATTCCCCCTACCGTACTGGGACAACGTGTCCGAAACAGCCAAG GAGCTGATTCGATCcatgctggaggtggaggtggatcaGCGACACACTGCCCTCCAGGTGCTCGAGCACCCTTGGGTCACT GATGAGGGTCTCTGTGAGAACGAGCATCAGTTGTCAGTAGCGGGGAAGATAAAGAAGCACTTCAACACCAGTCCGAAGGGCAACGACACCACTGCGGGGGTGTCGGTCATTTCT TTGGACGACAGCTTTTCTATGCAGAGATCTGGGTCGTTGGATTTCTATCAGCACCCGGCCATGTACTGGATAAG GCCACCCCTCTTGATAAGGAGGGGCAGGTTCTCAGACGAGGACGCCACCCGAATGTGA